The Skermanella pratensis genome has a window encoding:
- a CDS encoding protein-L-isoaspartate(D-aspartate) O-methyltransferase, with protein MEIAYDDSPLPIEQGQTISQPFVVALMMQAAELVPGAKVLEIGTGSGYSAAALAAMGCEVYSIDRHASLVEAARTRLERAGYAGIHLRAGDGTLGWPEVAPFDAVIVTAGGPRLPEPLSRQLKVGGRMIMPAGAEAGGQRLIRQRRTGEDMFAEEDLGLVAFVPLIGAHGWPEATRTEAMRRSPALPPDAAERVRDAAEPLPDVDDERFGVLFDRIADARVVLLGEATHGTSEFHRARARITERLITRHGFTVVAVEADWPDAEQIDRYVRGRPPGGSDDAAFSRFPAWMWRNEEVAGFVDWLRRHNDGVPEPRRRVGFHGLDLYGLNGSIAAVLDYLDEVDPQTAGIARERYGCLAPWRLAPETYGRAAQTGGFDTCEKAVLDMLRELLDKRLSHQAAAGEDSWLDARQNARLIASAEEYYRTLYHGATTSWNLRDRHMFETLRAVMETRGPETKAVVWAHNTHVGDAAATEMGRQGQVNLGMLCREAFGSEAALVGFGTDRGTVVAASGWGGPMEVMEVPPAHPDSYEHLCVRSGKPRFLLDLRPGRNEPLVEDLKRLRLERAIGAIYRPGAERENHYFQASLPGQFDLYVWFDRTTAIRPLAPIAPPPGRTGSSEGTATPTAHR; from the coding sequence TTGGAAATCGCCTACGACGACTCGCCACTGCCGATTGAACAAGGCCAGACGATCTCGCAGCCTTTCGTCGTCGCCCTGATGATGCAGGCGGCTGAACTGGTCCCCGGCGCCAAGGTGCTGGAGATCGGCACCGGCTCAGGCTACTCCGCCGCCGCGCTGGCGGCGATGGGGTGCGAGGTCTATTCCATCGACCGCCATGCCTCCCTGGTTGAGGCTGCCCGGACACGGCTGGAGCGGGCGGGCTATGCAGGTATCCACCTGCGGGCCGGCGACGGTACCCTGGGCTGGCCGGAGGTGGCGCCGTTCGATGCCGTGATCGTGACCGCCGGCGGGCCGCGCCTGCCGGAGCCGCTGTCCCGCCAGCTCAAGGTCGGCGGGCGGATGATCATGCCGGCCGGCGCGGAAGCCGGCGGCCAGCGCCTGATCCGGCAGCGCCGCACCGGCGAGGACATGTTCGCCGAGGAGGATCTCGGCTTGGTCGCCTTCGTGCCGCTGATCGGCGCCCATGGCTGGCCGGAAGCAACCCGCACCGAGGCCATGCGCCGTTCCCCGGCCCTGCCGCCCGACGCGGCTGAGCGGGTCCGAGACGCCGCCGAACCGCTGCCCGACGTGGACGACGAGCGGTTCGGCGTGCTGTTCGACCGGATCGCCGATGCCAGGGTCGTCCTGCTGGGCGAGGCGACCCACGGCACCTCGGAGTTTCACCGCGCCCGCGCGCGAATCACCGAGCGGCTGATCACCCGGCACGGCTTCACCGTCGTGGCGGTCGAGGCCGATTGGCCCGATGCCGAACAGATCGACCGGTATGTCCGCGGCCGGCCGCCGGGCGGGTCCGACGACGCGGCGTTTTCGCGCTTTCCCGCCTGGATGTGGCGGAACGAGGAGGTCGCCGGCTTCGTCGACTGGTTGCGCCGGCACAACGACGGGGTGCCGGAACCAAGGCGGCGGGTCGGGTTCCACGGCCTGGACCTCTATGGCCTGAACGGTTCCATCGCCGCCGTGCTGGACTATCTGGACGAGGTCGATCCGCAAACCGCCGGGATCGCGCGCGAGCGGTACGGCTGCCTGGCGCCGTGGCGGCTGGCACCTGAAACCTATGGGCGCGCGGCGCAGACCGGCGGGTTCGACACCTGCGAGAAGGCGGTGCTGGACATGCTCCGGGAACTGCTCGACAAGCGGCTCTCCCATCAGGCCGCCGCCGGTGAGGACAGCTGGCTGGACGCCCGGCAGAACGCACGGCTGATCGCCTCCGCGGAGGAATATTACCGCACACTCTATCATGGCGCGACCACCAGCTGGAACCTGCGCGACCGCCACATGTTCGAGACGCTCCGGGCGGTGATGGAGACCCGCGGACCGGAGACGAAGGCGGTGGTTTGGGCCCACAACACCCATGTGGGCGACGCCGCGGCCACGGAAATGGGCCGCCAGGGTCAAGTCAACCTGGGGATGCTGTGCCGCGAGGCGTTCGGAAGCGAGGCGGCGCTCGTCGGGTTCGGAACCGACCGTGGGACAGTCGTCGCGGCGTCCGGGTGGGGCGGCCCGATGGAGGTGATGGAGGTGCCGCCGGCGCACCCGGACAGCTACGAGCACCTGTGCGTCCGCTCCGGCAAGCCCCGGTTCCTGCTCGACCTGCGGCCCGGACGGAACGAGCCGCTGGTCGAGGATCTGAAGCGACTCCGGCTGGAGCGGGCGATCGGCGCGATCTACCGCCCTGGGGCCGAGCGGGAGAACCACTATTTCCAGGCCTCCCTGCCCGGCCAGTTCGATCTCTACGTGTGGTTCGACCGGACCACCGCGATCCGGCCCCTGGCGCCTATTGCACCGCCGCCTGGCCGAACAGGAAGTTCGGAAGGAACAGCGACACCCACGGCACATAGGTGA
- a CDS encoding TRAP transporter large permease, with translation MTTVFLFVTLFVFMLLGMPIAISLGLSSLLTILLFANDSMASLSLKFFQTFEQYTLLAIPFFILAGSFMTTGGVARRMINFAIAAVGHLHGGLAIASVLACMLFAAVSGSSPATVVAVGSIVIAGMVRTGYTKEFAAGVICNSGTLGILIPPSIVMVVYAAATESSIGRLFMAGVIPGLLLGLMLMGAIYIVARYKNLPRQPRASLAELGQAGKEALWGLLLIVIILGGIYGGVFTPTEAAAVAAVYGFVAALFIYRDMGFKDVPKVLVDSGRVTIMLLFIIANAFLFAHVLTTEQIPQNIARGISEAGLEPWQFLIVVNIILLVAGNFMEPSAIILILAPILFPIATQLGIDPIHLGIIMVVNMEIGMVTPPVGLNLFVTAGITDMSIMQVVRAALPWLSILFVFLIIITYVPWVSLFLPNFLFGQAAVQ, from the coding sequence ATGACCACGGTATTCCTCTTCGTCACGCTGTTCGTCTTCATGCTGCTGGGCATGCCGATCGCGATCTCGCTGGGCCTGTCGTCGCTGCTGACAATCCTGCTGTTCGCCAACGACAGCATGGCGTCGCTGTCGCTCAAGTTCTTCCAGACCTTCGAGCAATATACGCTGCTGGCGATCCCGTTCTTCATCCTGGCCGGCTCCTTCATGACCACGGGCGGCGTGGCCCGTCGCATGATCAACTTCGCCATCGCGGCGGTCGGCCACCTGCACGGAGGCCTTGCGATCGCCTCGGTGCTGGCCTGCATGCTGTTCGCCGCCGTCTCGGGTTCCAGCCCGGCGACCGTGGTCGCGGTCGGCTCCATCGTGATCGCCGGGATGGTGCGGACCGGCTACACCAAGGAGTTCGCTGCCGGCGTCATCTGTAACTCGGGCACGCTGGGCATCCTGATCCCGCCCTCGATCGTGATGGTCGTCTATGCGGCCGCGACCGAAAGCTCCATCGGGCGCCTGTTCATGGCCGGCGTGATCCCCGGGCTGCTGCTCGGCCTGATGCTGATGGGCGCCATCTATATCGTGGCCCGCTACAAGAACCTGCCGCGCCAGCCGCGCGCCTCGCTTGCCGAACTCGGCCAAGCCGGCAAGGAGGCGTTGTGGGGCCTGCTGCTGATCGTCATCATCCTGGGCGGCATCTATGGCGGCGTGTTCACGCCGACGGAAGCGGCGGCGGTGGCCGCGGTCTACGGTTTCGTCGCCGCCCTGTTCATCTATCGCGACATGGGCTTCAAGGATGTGCCCAAGGTGCTGGTGGACAGCGGCCGCGTCACCATCATGCTGCTGTTCATCATCGCCAACGCCTTCCTGTTCGCCCATGTCCTGACGACCGAGCAGATCCCCCAGAACATCGCGCGCGGCATCTCGGAAGCCGGGCTGGAGCCCTGGCAATTCCTGATCGTCGTCAACATCATCCTGCTGGTCGCCGGCAACTTCATGGAGCCGTCGGCCATCATCCTGATCCTGGCGCCGATCCTGTTCCCGATCGCGACGCAGCTTGGCATCGACCCGATCCATCTCGGCATCATCATGGTGGTGAACATGGAGATCGGCATGGTGACCCCGCCGGTCGGCCTGAACCTGTTCGTTACGGCCGGCATCACGGACATGAGCATCATGCAGGTCGTCCGAGCGGCCTTGCCCTGGCTCAGTATCCTGTTCGTCTTCCTGATCATCATCACCTATGTGCCGTGGGTGTCGCTGTTCCTTCCGAACTTCCTGTTCGGCCAGGCGGCGGTGCAATAG
- a CDS encoding DUF2161 domain-containing phosphodiesterase, which translates to MPITSEVDLYDPVKAFLEAQGYDVKGEVRSCDLVAVRAGEPPVLVELKLRFSLSLVLQGVDRLALSDRVYLAVPRPAGRRATGPNANDGNVRKLCRMLGLGLLTVDPTARAGRQVDLVIEPAPYRPRVNAKRARLLLREHGRRLGDPNRGGSSKVKIVTAYRQEALRCAALLKANGPMAVAALRRDGDAPGAAGILQRNVYGWFERVSRGTYRLTEEGLRGLEQFAPEEPSAELVEQSAPR; encoded by the coding sequence TTGCCAATCACTTCCGAGGTCGACCTCTACGATCCGGTGAAAGCCTTCCTCGAAGCCCAGGGGTACGATGTCAAAGGCGAGGTGCGGAGCTGCGACCTGGTCGCCGTCCGCGCCGGCGAACCGCCCGTTTTGGTTGAGTTAAAGCTGCGGTTCTCGTTGTCGCTGGTTCTCCAGGGAGTCGACCGGCTGGCCCTGTCGGACCGCGTCTACCTCGCGGTTCCCCGGCCCGCCGGCCGGCGGGCGACGGGGCCGAACGCGAACGACGGCAATGTCCGCAAGCTCTGCCGGATGCTGGGGCTCGGGCTGCTGACGGTGGATCCCACCGCCCGCGCGGGCAGGCAGGTGGACCTTGTGATCGAGCCGGCACCCTACCGGCCGCGGGTGAACGCCAAGCGCGCCCGGCTGCTGCTGAGGGAGCACGGCCGGCGGCTGGGCGATCCCAACCGCGGCGGGTCGAGCAAAGTCAAGATCGTGACAGCCTACCGCCAGGAAGCATTGCGCTGCGCGGCTCTGCTGAAGGCGAACGGCCCCATGGCCGTCGCGGCACTGCGCCGGGACGGGGATGCTCCCGGCGCCGCCGGCATCCTCCAGCGCAATGTCTACGGCTGGTTCGAGCGGGTGAGCCGCGGCACCTACCGGCTGACCGAGGAAGGGCTGCGCGGGCTGGAGCAGTTCGCACCGGAAGAACCATCGGCGGAACTGGTCGAACAATCCGCGCCGCGGTGA
- a CDS encoding response regulator, whose amino-acid sequence MGSQDRGDQYVRVCLEAYLAEPDRIDPAGNIRLELFALFHEVWSLVDETFPEAVPDLPEGTSDTKVIQGVGRLPPRQRQVLLLISLEGFSFDEAARILNATTEEIRVELESARGELSKQTSVRVLIIEDEPLIAEDIAGLVTDMGHKVCGSAAREEEALRLARETAPELILADIQLKGGDSGIKAVQKILRSTNLPVIFITGFPERLLTGEQLEPAFLIAKPFQPEVLRTAIGQALAVHPPQKMN is encoded by the coding sequence TTGGGATCCCAGGATCGCGGCGACCAATATGTCCGAGTTTGCCTCGAAGCCTATCTGGCAGAGCCCGACCGCATCGATCCCGCCGGCAACATCCGGCTCGAACTGTTCGCGCTGTTCCATGAGGTCTGGTCCCTGGTGGACGAAACGTTCCCGGAAGCGGTGCCCGACCTTCCCGAAGGTACCTCGGACACCAAGGTGATCCAGGGCGTCGGCAGGCTGCCGCCGCGCCAGCGCCAGGTGCTGCTGCTGATCTCCCTTGAAGGATTCTCCTTCGACGAGGCGGCCCGCATCCTGAACGCCACCACCGAGGAGATCCGCGTCGAGCTGGAATCCGCCCGGGGCGAGCTGTCCAAGCAGACCTCCGTCCGTGTCCTGATCATCGAGGACGAACCCCTGATCGCCGAGGACATCGCCGGTCTCGTGACCGACATGGGCCACAAGGTCTGCGGTTCCGCCGCCCGCGAGGAAGAGGCCCTGAGACTCGCCCGCGAGACCGCGCCGGAACTGATCCTGGCCGACATCCAGCTGAAGGGCGGCGACAGCGGCATCAAGGCCGTCCAGAAGATCCTGCGCTCGACCAACCTGCCGGTGATCTTCATCACCGGTTTCCCGGAAAGGTTGCTGACTGGCGAACAGCTGGAGCCGGCCTTCCTGATCGCCAAGCCGTTCCAGCCGGAGGTTCTCCGGACCGCGATCGGTCAGGCGCTGGCGGTGCATCCGCCTCAGAAGATGAACTGA
- a CDS encoding TRAP transporter small permease, with product MTRVINHLEEGFIALLLAGMTILTFAQVVLRYGFNSGIIWGVEATNYMFAWMVLFGISYGVRVHAHIGIDLLVKSLPAGLRRWVGLVAIGLCLLYAGIMAWGSYGYISRLMRLGIEAEDIPVERWMLTVILPIGFGLLGLRLAQEAYAILTGRRSGFELADEAADVLKEQGLTGGNPGLDRTSR from the coding sequence GTGACCCGAGTGATCAACCATCTGGAGGAGGGCTTCATCGCCCTTCTCCTGGCCGGCATGACGATCCTGACCTTCGCGCAGGTCGTGCTGCGTTACGGATTCAACTCCGGCATCATCTGGGGCGTCGAGGCGACCAACTACATGTTCGCCTGGATGGTGCTGTTCGGCATCTCCTACGGCGTCCGCGTCCATGCCCATATCGGCATCGACCTGCTGGTCAAGAGCCTTCCCGCCGGCTTGCGCCGCTGGGTCGGCCTCGTCGCGATCGGCCTGTGCCTGCTCTACGCGGGCATAATGGCCTGGGGCTCCTACGGCTATATCAGCCGCCTGATGCGCCTCGGCATCGAGGCCGAGGACATTCCGGTCGAGCGCTGGATGCTCACCGTCATCCTGCCGATCGGCTTCGGGCTGCTCGGCCTCAGGCTCGCCCAGGAGGCCTACGCGATCCTGACCGGCCGGCGCTCGGGCTTCGAACTCGCCGACGAGGCGGCCGATGTCCTGAAGGAACAGGGGCTCACCGGCGGCAATCCCGGACTCGATAGGACGTCGCGATGA